In the Balaenoptera acutorostrata chromosome 16, mBalAcu1.1, whole genome shotgun sequence genome, CGTTTGGCCCGGCTCAGCCGCCGTGACAAGGTCTTTGCGCATGTGCGGGGTGAAATAAGAAGAAGGTGAAGATGGCGGCGGCCAGGGCGGGGGTCCTGGGAGTCCGATGGCTGCAAAGGGCATCCCGAAACGTGGTGCCCATGGGTGCACGGACAGGTCCGCGAGAACGGGCGAGGCCTCAGTGTGGGAGGGGGGTGCCTGAGGTTTGGTGCGTCGGACGGAGGGTGGGTATTGTGGATACCGCGGCGGCCGAGTCCGGGCAAGGGCGGAGGTGGAATTGGTGTATTCAGAAAAACAGGTGGAGGGTCTGCTGGTCCCTCGAAGCCTCGGGCTCCGGTCTCTGCAGCCACCGCAGCCACCTGCAGCCTTCAGACTGGCAGGAGGAATGGGGTCGCTTCTGACGTGCCCTCATCTGCTCTCCAGCCTCCCACATTACCAAGGACATGCTCCCGGGACCCTATCCCAGGACCCCAGAAGAACGGGCTGCCGCCGCCAAGAAGTATAATATGCGGGTGGAAGACTACGAGCCGTACCCAGATGATGGCATGGGGTGAGATAGGGTCTGCTCGCACCTGGGTAGTGATGGGAGAAGTTCGGCTGGGTTGGGTAGCTCTACTCTGACCCTTTTCCCCGAACCTTTTAGTGACCCTTCAGAGTCAACGGTGTGGACACTTTTCTCcgtggagggaggtgggaggggatgggTGAGCAGCTGCAGCCGAGGGGACTTCAATTTTCTCCTTGGCTCAGGCTGTTTCctcaaatgaggaagctgaggttttAATAGCTCCCTTGAGGACCCCTGAATAGCAGGAACCTTCTTTGGCTCCATCCAGAGCGCAAGGATTCATTTAGATTGAGCATCTGCTGGGCTCAGGTGCTGTCATCCAGGCACGTGACCAGGCTAGAGCTGGATTCCTGTCATGAGAACCTTATTTGTAGATAGAGTACtctatatttacatgtatatctctcttttaagaaatattttgcagTTAGCGCTGTGGAAGTCGTAGCAACTTTAAAGCAGATTAAATAGCCAACTCCCTTACCCCAGTTGATGGTTTTGCCCCCGCACCCCCGTAACATCCCTGTGGTTAATTGTCTGAGTTGATTACCATCACCCTCATTTTCTGTCCTAGCATCACTCTTTCAGCCACGGTTTCAGCAGCTCCTATTCGTCTTGTTGTTTTCCAATCACTTTCTGTGACACATGTCTAGTTGTCATCATTTCCTATGTCTTTTATTGTGTTGTGGACAAGAGCAGCCTCGGTAGCAGTCTGTATAACTTGAACCTGGTTTTGTTGGGGAAAATTCCAGCTTATCAAGAAGACCCATGAGGTGTTTGAGACTTGGAGATGTATGTCAACTATGTGGTTGAGAAACACAGTTGCTATGAAAAGTGCTTTTCTAATATGTacccttttgtttttattccaattAACTGGGCGATCTTAGTTTCAgactctgaacttcagtttctttttctgtctaaTGGGGGAAACAGAGTGATTGTTAAATTCCCTTCCAGCACTAACATTATAACATTGcatgacttttcttctttctgttgaaAGAAGATAAGAAAAGCTTACATATGTTAAAATGTTTCAGAGTTTGACATaaatttttaatgacaatttGGACTTCTTTGGTTATTCTGTGCTTAGTGAGtaaaaattgagattttttttcacttatcaaataacatttttaaatttggtatTGGAAGGCATTCAGGGAAATGGATCTCTTTTATACCGTTTGCACGAATGTAAACTGGCACAGTCTTTTTGGGGGGAAATTTGGGATATTTACCAGTGGCCCTTTAACTCAGCATTTCTCAATATGTACACCTCAGGGAGAAAATTGAGATCTTGATTTGAAGGTCAGTTCCTCTGTCCTTAGGGGAGGCAGTTATCTCTGTCACTTGGTTTCTCATCTCTGAGATGAGGAGTCTGTGAATTGTCTGAGTGAGGCTGCTCAGAGCCCTGTCCAGAAGTTCTTGCTGTCTCTTAGGTATGGTGACTACCCGAAGCTCCCTGACCGCTCACAGCAGGAGAGGGATCCATGGTATGACTGGGACCACCCAGACCTGCGGTTGAACTGGGGTGAACCGGTGAGAGAACCATATCCCATTtgaccttccttccttttccctatGTCTTCTGTAGCTCAAATGGCACTTTTCTGCCCAAGTAACACTAAAGTTTTTCTGCCCAAGGAAGCGAGGTCCAGCAATCTGAGATCTGATGTTCCCTGTGTGTTGTGTGGAACGGGATGTCTGGGAGTAATCAAAGCTCTGTATTGTAAGAGTCAAAGCTCTGTATTGTAAGAGTTGTGAACTTCTATGACTGAGCTGTCTCTGGTCAGCAGAACCTAGACATAAGCCAGCATCCAGTCCTGTGGGCTACAATATCTCAGATGTGGCTCTCAGAATATTGCCCAGGGCAGTAGAATGCCTTTCAAGCCTTCTGTGAGGTTCTAATCACTCTGGACTGCATGCCTTTTGCAGGAAGAGCAGTATGTGACAGTGATCTGCCTTTTTGTCTCAGATGCACTGGGACCTAGACATGTATATCAGGAACCGTGTGGACACGTCCCCCACTCCTGTTTCTTGGAATCTCATGTGTAAGCACCTCTTCGGTTTCGTGGCCTTCATGCTGTTCATGTTTTGGGTGGGAGAGACTTACCCCACCTACCAGCCTGTGGTGAGTATCTGAGAAGTGCTCCCTCAGCCACACTTACTTAGCCTTGTTTCCTGAGGGAATGAAGTCTCTGGAGTAGGGATCCAGCCAGTACCAAGCTTGACTTCCTGGTAAGGCCTATAGAGGGTCTTACCCACTGGCCTGGTACAAGTACCAGAGCATTGCTCCTGCCTGCATCTTGGATCAGTCTGAGTGAGAAGAAACTGTAGTACTAGGTGAGGAATGAGAATGGAGAAGCCAGCTAGTCTTTAGAGTTGCCATTTGGGGAACTGTACTTACCAATAATATTTCAGCAAGTGATCTTTTAAGGTAGAGTCAAGGAATCTCGAGTTGAAAGCTTATCCTTTGTTGGTGTGAAGGGCACTTCCTATAGGGTACTGGAAGCAATTAAATGTTTACTGCAAGCATGGACAGTTAGATTTTAGAGAATGTAAAGGACATAGAAAATATACTGtctgtagagaacagacttgtggttgctaaggggtgtaggggagggatggattgggagtttgggattagcagatgcaaactagtataaatagaatggataaacaacaaggtcctactgtatagcacagggaactatattcaatatcctgtgataaaccataattgaaaagaatatgaaaaagaatgtatatatatgtataactgaatcactttgctgtacagcagaaattaacaaacaatgtaaatcaactatacgtaaattttaaaaaagaaagaaaatatactgtCTAGCTTTAAGGACGTTTAATTTGGATAAGAAGAAAATTTAGATACATGACATGAGCAACATTGGAACATATATATAGGAATTTGGCACagtttttgtgtatatatgtgtgtagtgAATGTGTATGCTGGGGGTATCAGGTGCTGTTAAGAAGGATTATGCTAGAtgctaaaatacatatattttagatGGTGGGGAGAAGTTGAGAACATTTGGGGCgagagaaaatagaatgaagGAAGAGGACAGTGAGTTAGCTGGAGTGGAATAGGCTTATAAATAGTTCCTAGATAACCAGCTGCATTGGTTACCTGGAGAGCTATTAAAATTCAGATTGCTGAGCCCCACTTCCTGGAGAGCCTAATTCAGTAATTTCAGAATGGGGTTCTAGAATCAAtatttaacaagttcccaggtaattctgatgtcCTGGGAAATCAGGTGTCAAAACtgctgtgttaaaaaaaatattgtgaagTGAGTTTGATCAGTTAGGTTGGGCACCTTTTACTGCATGGCTAAGGGATCTGGACTTGATGATATAGTGATGCactaattcagtaaatatttatgaagcccCTATCACGCACCAGGTACAGAAGGTGCTAAGGGTTGGGGATACAGGGATGACTTGGTCTGCCTTTAGGCAGCAGGGAGCCATGTTGGGTTTCTGAACAGAAGAATGCCATAATGAAGCCTAGGTTTTTAGGAAGATTAATTTGGGAGTAGTCTACAGGGTAGATTGTGAGGAAAGGAACTGAAAGCAGGAGGCTGCTGTTTGCAGTTGGCTGCACAGTGCTACCTGTGCTGAGATAATCAATGTCCTAAAAGtagcgtgtgtgtctgtgtgcactgACACAAGCCTTCCTACTGAGCCCCAGGGGCCCCAGGCTGGAGAGTGCACATAGGGCTGGTGTGAGCGCTAACTTCACTTCAGGAGAGCAAGAAACACAGTGTGGCTCTTCCATTTTTCAGTTCTGTAAGCACATCACCCTTTTCTCCTCCCCTTGAGCGGTGTTCTCTGACAGCTGTTTGTTGGTAAAGCCAGCAGCCCCTAAAGCACGTCCGAGCCATGTCTCCTCTGTGCTTTCCCCCACTGCTGCTCCTGCACGCCTCATTTGCTAGGCCACTTTAGTGGTGGAACCATTAGAGGCTGAGTGACTTAAAAGGAGATTGAGTCTGTCTCGACCCTGAGAGAGAgtgggatggatggatgcatcGTCTCATTTAGAAAGCTCTCCCTCacactctccctttctccctctctctttctcctttctccctctccctccctccctctctctctcactctcactcacacacacacagtgtaggCACCACTTCTCTTACAATCTAGGCTTTCTCTCTGCCTTGGGCTGAGCGGGGAAGAGGAGTGCTGTCCCTGCTGTTCTAGCCCAGCTGGGTCTGACCAAAGCCTACCGTGTACCCATTTACTGTGTGTGATTCTTCACTCAGAGCGGGGTGTAGCCAGGTATTGGCTACATAGATATATGTTGTTCTTGCTGACCTGTGTTTTTTTCTTAGGGACCAAAGCAGTATCCTTACAATAATCTGTACCTGGAACGAGGTGGCGATCCCAACAAAGAACCTGAGCCGGTGGTTCACTATGAGATCTGAGGAGGCTTCGTGGGCTTTGTGCCCCCTAACTGACTCCCTCAACCCTAGAGATTTTACCTTAATGAAATCGCTAATAAAACTTAGTACTGTGGTATCTGTGCCTCATTTCCCCAGGAATAGCCACTGCTTAAGCACAAGAAGATGTTGATTTGCTAATTTCACTGGGAAAAGTAGTTGAGGGTTCCAGTTTTACAGCAGGTGGTAAGGGTAGCTCCTTTCCCCACCTACAGGGTTGCGGAAGAAGGAAGATACGTTCCTGACTTCTCAAGTTGGAGCAAGATTTATTTCCCATAAAAAACCTTTTTAATAGTAAGTGGTTAGCTAAAAAACAATATTCTAACATGTTTCAAGTATATTATAGGATAAATAGGTGTTTTGGGACTGGCCTAGGGCTGTGATTGCCTCTAATCTTATATCTCTTATAAGAATATGtatttgggacttccttggtggcgcagtggttaagaatccgcctgccaatgcgtgggacacaggtttgagccctggtccgggaagatcccacataccacggagcaactaagcctgtgcgccacaactactgagaccgtgtgccacaactacggaagccgatgcacctagagcccatgctctgcaacaagagaagccaccgtgatgagaagcccgcacaccgcgacgaagagtagcccccgctcgccgcaactagagaaagcccgtgcgcagcaacaaagacccagcgcagccaaaaataattaactttttttaaagtatgtatttattaaaaacacattgtaaatcaattatacttcaattaaaaaaaagaaaatatgtatttattccaAAGCAACTTCTGAATCCTAGACTCttataaattgataaattgaCATTATCTATGTTTATTAATTAGAGGATAGTCATTGACTTATTACTGAACCTATACATGGCTTTCACTACCTTAATGATTCATCCAAGCTCCTATAATAgccttagaaagagaaaaaccatgttTCTGagggtctgttttttttttttttttaattaatttatttatttatttttggctgtgtcgggtcttcgttgctgtgtgcgggctttctctggttctggtgagtgggggctactctttgttgtggtgcgtgggcttctcattgtggtggcttctgttgcggagcacgggctctaggcgggcaggcttcagtagttgtggcatgtgggcgcagtagttgtggctcgcgggctctagagcgcaggctcagtagttgtggcgcacgggcttagttgctctgcagcatgtgggatcttcccagaccagggctgaaacccgtgtcccctgcattggcaggctgattcttaaccactgggccaccagggaagccctgagggtctATTTCAATGCATCTGTTTTAAAGAGAACCAATTTATGTTCTTCCCTTTAGGgacattttcttaaattacaaTGATATTGCCTGAAAACCTGTCTCATAAGAAAGCATACATTCAACATGATCTGTAGAAGCAAGTCCATTCATGCTACTATAAGGGGTCCTTTAGTGGTATTCAGGCAGTGAAAGACCTTTATGAGATCAGGGAGTGGGTACTTCTTCTGAAATGCCTCTCTTTGAAGGTCTCCACTgctttttatatgttttcattCTCTGTCCTTTAGAGCATTTGATAATCATTTAACAAATGTCTGTCTGCCTAATATATATCAGACACTGATAGGTCCTAGGGATATAAAGTTGAACAAGAAAATAATTGCCTTCAAGAAGTTACCTAGAAGAGGAGACTGGCATTTGTAAAACGAGGTGAAAAGAATTTCTAAGGTGTCTGGGTTGAGAGAAGGGTGcacttatttaactttttttttttttaaatcatgtccTACTTGAAACTGTGACCTTATGCCTTTGGTTCAGATTTCTTTCAGAGCACTCCAGTGACACCTTGGCCTCATTCCCTACTTCGAGGTGTTGCCTGAGGTTCAGTTTTCAACCCTGTTTCTCATCCACTGTTGTGCTAAGAAGTTCAAGAAATACTTAGTACATAGAGTGGGCAGGCACCACCAATGCCCTAAATTCTTTTCTGTCCTGAGTTCAAAACTCCCATGTCCACGTGAAAAGGAAATCTAGAGCTGTGTCACAATGACTTGGGACCACGTCATAAGTCATAAGATAACCAGCTCACCATTTTTGGGGGTATATCAGGCTGGAATATGGTGGTAGAATTCatgcattaaattaaaaatttaaatcaaataacTTAGGTCTAAGATCTTCAGCTGCCTACAgaacattttatttggaaatgccATAATTCCctcaatcaatataaaaaaaatatatgatcacCCCCCCTCCAACTTTTTATCAGTCACAAGAGCCTATCCAGCTTTCTTTTACAATCATTGCCACTATGTTAATCCAGGCTTTCATCACCTGGTACCTGGATTGTTCTATTAGTCTCCTAATTTGATTCcctgcctccagctctgttctctgCATGGTGATCCATATTGCTAGTCTGATATAATCTTATTGCATATCTGCCCATAATTTTCAGTAACTCCCAATTACCTGCATTGTTGAATTGGTATTCCACAATCTGAATCCAGCCCACTCCCCCAACTGTAGTCCCTTTCATTCTTGGTATGGGAAACACCAGGGCGCTATTAGCCGGTTGGGCCCCTTCCTCCTAGCTGGGAGTTCACCTATCTTCTTGAAGCCCCAACGTATGACACCTGTCTCGTCCCTGAAACCTTCCAGGAAGCCCCTGGTACCTCGCCCCCCGCCCATCTATAGCTTTTAATTAGTTCAACCAACGGTTGGGGGCACCAGTTGTTGCTGGGCTGCATGAAAGTCACTCACCGCCATTTATGGCCTAGATTGCTTTTTACCTTTTCAACTAAGTGGATTCCACTGAGAGCTCCTGGAGATAGGGCCGGGTCTTCTCCGCTTCAATAAGTAAATAATGAGTTATTTTCCCTTTTCAGAGGCTGCCCGCGGAGCCTGACTCAAATTGAATAGACCAGAACTTACTGGTCGCGGGATCTGACCCACTGCGCAATCACAGGACAGGTGAGGGAGGCCCGATTAAAAGCTATAATCCTATTAGGGAACGTTCTCCGTGGGTCAGCCGGGTGCTGGGCCCGGCGCCTGGCGGCGCGTGTGGGAGGTGGGACCTGCGGGCCAGGACTACTTTTGGCCCTCCGCAGCCGCCGTCCACAGCGCCCCCCTGAGCTCCAAAGCCCTGAGAGAAGACCGGCTCAGGCTCCAGCTACGCCGCGCCAGACCCCTAGCCTGGGCTCTCCGCGCAGGTTGGTTTTTCCCGCCTGTACGGGGCCGCTGAGAGGGGAGGCCGTGCCGGGGACCCCGAGCGCCGCCCCTCTCTCGGGAGGGTGCCGGGGCGCGCTCGCCCTCCGCTGGGACTCCGGCCCGCCCCGCTCCCGGGGCTCCTGCCGGTGTGCCTCTCAGGGGACCCCACGACGCCTGCCCTGCTCTCGGCCTGCACCCGGCTCGCTCTCCCTGCCGCGCCCGGGTGCCTCAGCCCGAGGACGGCCTCTCTCCAGCGCTGCCCTGGCGCCTCCCGCATCAGCCTTGGGCCCTGACCTGGCTTGGGCCCAATGTCGGCAACGGGTCTCTGCGTCTGGCCTGGGCGGGAAGGCCTGTCAGTGCTGACGCCGGCGCGCCGCGGGGGAGGCCGACCATCCTCCGGAGCGAGTGGACAGCCAAGGGTAGCTGGCGTCCTCTTTCACTGCACGAGCGTGTCCAGCTCTTGGTTGAGTGGTCATAGCTCTCCCACTTTTAACGCCTCCGGCCCCCGGCATTCTGACCGCAGCGGGGACCTTTTTTGTGAACAGATGTCTTTGAACAAAGTGGATTAAAAGCCCATCTTCCCAATTTGTAGGCTGGGGTTTAAACACTTCATGGAGTTTAGTTTAGACTGGTATAATAGTTAAAAGCACTGGGCTCTGGAGGCTGTTGGGGTGCACAGCTTGGCCTAgccagttttcttctctgtaaaatgcgGATAGTATCAGTACTGGCCGCCCAGAaccattgtgagaattaaatgagatatggaCGTCAAGTGCACACGGCTAATTGCAGCTCCCGCTTAAGAGACCTTTCTCCAGAAACGTGAAAATGGTGTTGACCAGCAGGTGGCACTGGTGACCATGTAGTATGATGTGCGATCTTGTCCGAATATTCCTCAAGTGTTTAGAGGCCCCCGGGAAATCTTGGCTGAGTTGGCAGCCTTAAACTTTCTTCAAGCTGGAGAGTACATTTGAGATTATTAAGtaataaaacttttgttttggTAGGTCAAGACTAACCTGGCTGTGGCTTGCTCAAGGAGGTCACAGTGGGTCCCAAGTTTACTCCATCAAGTTcagtgttaacttttttttttaactttgggttttatttatttatttatttatttatggctgtgttgggtcttcgtttctgtgcgagggctttctctagttgcggcaagcgggggccactcttcatcgcggtgcgcgggcctctcactatcgtggtctctcttgttgcggagcacaggctccagatgcgc is a window encoding:
- the NDUFB8 gene encoding NADH dehydrogenase [ubiquinone] 1 beta subcomplex subunit 8, mitochondrial; this encodes MAAARAGVLGVRWLQRASRNVVPMGARTASHITKDMLPGPYPRTPEERAAAAKKYNMRVEDYEPYPDDGMGYGDYPKLPDRSQQERDPWYDWDHPDLRLNWGEPMHWDLDMYIRNRVDTSPTPVSWNLMCKHLFGFVAFMLFMFWVGETYPTYQPVGPKQYPYNNLYLERGGDPNKEPEPVVHYEI